Proteins co-encoded in one Actinomadura luteofluorescens genomic window:
- a CDS encoding PspC domain-containing protein — translation MGEKEDRNEDLRGSTGDGPAAGEHELGGDDLGGHGPGERAAGGYRRLARDSERKVLAGVCTGLARYTGIDPVVFRVGFAVLALAHGQGIFLYIVAALLMPASPGESSLAEQWLKRWFDGQAVLTILGALLCVGVAFSLFGGVPTDAVAPLVVFGLVLAVAHSRGVDLVSVARTVPERITGHAPEPSATWTPAETASTAGVSLGKDARAGGSPGDGGPSRPGAGGLPEGMIDLAAYSAAWTDAPGTAAPSGTASAAPAREGCGGGTSPVAAITLLAAMGAGAALIPVARSYPAPDSWLIVMAPALAVLGLGLVVGGWFRTRGLAAAGTMLTLAMLTTAVAGDVPRNAEYGEIDWRPTDTSQIGRVFKVGVGQGDLDLTALPIAAGQRVTINAEVGVGGLEVTVPPTARVLVDARIGLGDVRVDHRTTSGPAARVVRTLEPEGAAAANPPVIVLRIRGKLGDVDVHRV, via the coding sequence ATGGGCGAGAAAGAGGACCGGAACGAGGACCTGCGCGGGAGCACCGGCGACGGGCCCGCCGCCGGCGAGCACGAACTCGGAGGGGACGACCTCGGAGGGCACGGCCCCGGCGAGCGGGCGGCGGGCGGCTACCGGCGGCTCGCGCGGGACTCCGAGCGGAAGGTGCTCGCCGGCGTGTGCACGGGCCTCGCGCGCTACACCGGCATCGACCCGGTCGTGTTCCGCGTCGGGTTCGCGGTCCTCGCCCTCGCGCACGGGCAGGGGATCTTCCTCTACATCGTGGCGGCGCTGCTGATGCCGGCGAGCCCGGGAGAGTCCTCGCTCGCCGAGCAGTGGCTCAAGCGGTGGTTCGACGGGCAGGCCGTCCTGACGATCCTCGGCGCGCTGCTGTGCGTGGGCGTCGCGTTCAGCCTGTTCGGCGGGGTCCCCACCGACGCCGTCGCGCCGCTGGTGGTGTTCGGGCTGGTGCTGGCGGTCGCGCACTCGCGGGGCGTGGACCTCGTGTCGGTGGCGCGGACCGTCCCCGAACGGATCACCGGGCACGCCCCGGAGCCCTCCGCGACGTGGACGCCGGCGGAGACCGCGTCCACCGCGGGCGTCTCCCTCGGCAAGGACGCGCGCGCCGGCGGGTCCCCCGGCGACGGCGGCCCGTCCCGGCCGGGGGCGGGCGGGCTGCCCGAGGGCATGATCGATCTCGCCGCGTACTCGGCCGCCTGGACGGACGCGCCCGGCACCGCGGCACCCTCGGGCACCGCGTCCGCGGCGCCCGCCCGGGAGGGGTGCGGCGGCGGGACGTCGCCGGTGGCGGCGATCACGCTGCTCGCGGCCATGGGCGCCGGCGCGGCGCTGATCCCGGTGGCCCGGTCCTACCCCGCCCCGGACTCCTGGCTGATCGTCATGGCGCCCGCGCTAGCCGTCCTCGGGCTCGGCCTCGTCGTCGGCGGCTGGTTCCGGACGCGCGGCCTCGCGGCGGCCGGGACCATGCTGACCCTCGCCATGCTGACCACCGCGGTCGCGGGCGACGTCCCGCGCAACGCCGAGTACGGGGAGATCGACTGGCGGCCCACCGACACCTCGCAGATCGGCCGGGTGTTCAAGGTGGGCGTCGGCCAGGGCGACCTCGACCTCACCGCCCTGCCGATCGCGGCCGGCCAGCGGGTCACGATCAACGCCGAGGTCGGCGTCGGAGGGCTGGAGGTCACGGTGCCGCCCACCGCCCGCGTGCTGGTGGACGCGCGGATCGGGCTCGGCGACGTGCGCGTCGACCACCGGACGACGAGCGGGCCCGCCGCCAGGGTCGTGCGGACCCTGGAGCCGGAGGGCGCGGCCGCCGCGAACCCGCCGGTGATCGTCCTGCGGATCCGCGGGAAGCTCGGAGACGTGGACGTGCACCGTGTCTGA
- a CDS encoding ATP-binding protein, translating into MGATSLGPARLERASEGRLVAGVCRGLAVHLGVDVFLVRGACVLLTMASGLGVAAYAAFWILVPARERTPAEKAGRRRGRDWGQLLAYATVAFGLATLPWGAAGVVRWALWPFVVGGVGAAILWQQADRDQRQRWTLPLRERWLRSLLGLLLVVGGIGGFVAQKVEADQARSVVIAMLIILTGVAVIVTPWVVRLWQDLDAERHERIRSQERAELAAHIHDSVLHTLTLIQRNAHDTREVQRLARSQERTLRSWLYQPRADPDQTFAAAIREAAGEVEDDHNVPIEVVCVGDTALDERLGSALQAAREAMVNAAKYAEAPSVSVYAEVEGDEIAIFVRDRGKGFVLDQVPEDRMGVRGSIIGRMERNGGKATVRTAPGEGTEVRLEIKKS; encoded by the coding sequence GTGGGCGCGACGTCCCTCGGGCCCGCCCGGCTGGAACGGGCCTCCGAGGGGCGGCTGGTCGCCGGGGTGTGCCGGGGCCTCGCCGTGCACCTCGGCGTGGACGTGTTCCTCGTGCGAGGCGCATGCGTCCTGCTCACGATGGCGAGCGGGCTCGGCGTCGCCGCCTATGCCGCGTTCTGGATCCTCGTCCCCGCCCGGGAGAGGACCCCGGCCGAGAAGGCCGGGCGGCGGCGCGGCCGGGACTGGGGCCAGCTGCTCGCCTACGCGACCGTCGCGTTCGGGCTCGCGACACTGCCGTGGGGCGCGGCGGGGGTCGTCCGGTGGGCGCTGTGGCCGTTCGTCGTCGGCGGCGTCGGCGCCGCGATCCTGTGGCAGCAGGCCGACCGCGACCAGCGGCAGCGCTGGACGCTGCCGCTGCGCGAGCGGTGGCTGCGCAGCCTGCTCGGCCTGCTCCTCGTCGTCGGCGGCATCGGCGGTTTCGTGGCGCAGAAGGTGGAGGCCGACCAGGCGCGCTCCGTCGTGATCGCCATGCTGATCATCCTCACCGGCGTCGCGGTGATCGTGACGCCGTGGGTCGTGCGGCTCTGGCAGGACCTCGACGCCGAGCGGCACGAGCGCATCCGCTCCCAGGAGCGCGCCGAGCTGGCCGCGCACATCCACGACTCGGTGCTGCACACGCTGACCCTCATCCAGCGGAACGCGCACGACACCCGCGAGGTGCAGCGGCTCGCCCGCTCCCAGGAGCGGACGCTGCGGTCCTGGCTCTACCAGCCGCGCGCCGATCCCGACCAGACGTTCGCCGCCGCGATCAGGGAGGCGGCCGGCGAGGTCGAGGACGACCACAACGTCCCGATCGAGGTCGTCTGCGTGGGCGACACGGCACTGGACGAGCGGCTCGGCTCCGCGCTGCAGGCCGCGCGGGAGGCGATGGTGAACGCCGCCAAGTACGCCGAGGCGCCGTCGGTGTCGGTGTACGCGGAGGTGGAGGGCGACGAGATCGCGATCTTCGTCCGCGACCGGGGCAAGGGATTCGTTCTCGACCAGGTCCCGGAGGACCGGATGGGCGTGCGAGGGTCCATCATCGGACGTATGGAGCGCAACGGCGGCAAGGCCACCGTCCGCACCGCGCCGGGCGAGGGCACCGAAGTCCGCCTGGAGATCAAGAAGTCGTAG
- a CDS encoding LuxR C-terminal-related transcriptional regulator, giving the protein MSEALKRVVLVDDHQMFRTGVKAELGGGVEIVGEAGDVDEAVAVIRGTAPDVVLLDVHLPGGGGIEVLRRLHGAVSSKFLALSVSDAAEDVIGVVRGGARGYVTKTISGPELTDAIGRVADGDAVFSPRLAGFVLDAFAATDAPAVDPELDQITQRERDVLRLIARGYAYKEIAKELFISVKTVETHVSSVLRKLQLSNRHELSRWAAARRLV; this is encoded by the coding sequence ATGAGCGAGGCGTTGAAGAGGGTCGTGCTGGTCGACGACCACCAGATGTTCCGGACCGGCGTGAAGGCGGAGCTGGGCGGCGGCGTCGAGATCGTCGGGGAGGCCGGCGACGTCGACGAGGCGGTCGCGGTGATCCGCGGGACGGCGCCGGACGTGGTACTGCTGGACGTCCACCTGCCCGGCGGCGGCGGGATCGAGGTGCTGCGGCGGCTGCACGGCGCCGTCTCGTCCAAGTTCCTCGCGCTGTCGGTGTCGGACGCGGCGGAGGACGTGATCGGCGTTGTCCGGGGCGGGGCGCGCGGCTACGTCACCAAGACGATCTCCGGGCCCGAGCTGACGGACGCGATCGGCCGGGTCGCCGACGGGGACGCGGTGTTCTCGCCGCGTCTGGCCGGGTTCGTCCTGGACGCGTTCGCCGCCACGGACGCCCCGGCGGTCGACCCGGAGCTGGACCAGATCACCCAGCGGGAGCGCGACGTGCTGCGGCTGATCGCGCGCGGCTACGCCTACAAGGAGATCGCCAAGGAGCTGTTCATCTCGGTGAAGACGGTGGAGACGCACGTCAGCAGCGTCCTGCGGAAACTCCAGCTGTCGAACCGGCACGAGCTGTCGCGCTGGGCCGCCGCCCGCCGCCTCGTCTAG
- a CDS encoding DUF4190 domain-containing protein, protein MTYPPPGPGQPGPQAPYPPPPPPMPGDHGPGSPYGSGAEKTNGLAIAAFVTGLLGCLGVVGLVLGAVALSQISKKGGKGRGLAIAGIVLSCLWIVGGIAAFALSGDGSSGGAGATPKVTQTKPKEVDAKKMKVGDCINDNSGATSTATEEPVEVESVKIVPCAGPHDGEVTAVFRLKGFVMPPEARLQQLASNGCKLRTQARINRDPAARGIANSYYYPTADSWKSGDRVVTCVAVAAADGKKLTRPLHR, encoded by the coding sequence ATGACATATCCCCCACCCGGGCCCGGGCAGCCGGGCCCCCAGGCCCCCTATCCGCCCCCGCCCCCGCCGATGCCGGGCGACCACGGTCCCGGCTCCCCGTACGGATCCGGCGCCGAGAAGACCAACGGGCTGGCGATCGCCGCGTTCGTGACCGGCCTCCTCGGATGCCTCGGTGTCGTCGGCCTCGTCCTCGGAGCCGTCGCCCTCAGCCAGATCTCCAAGAAGGGCGGCAAGGGCCGCGGCCTCGCGATCGCCGGGATCGTCCTGTCCTGCCTGTGGATCGTGGGCGGCATCGCCGCCTTCGCGCTGAGCGGTGACGGCTCGTCCGGCGGCGCCGGAGCGACCCCAAAGGTCACCCAGACCAAGCCCAAGGAGGTGGACGCCAAGAAGATGAAGGTCGGTGACTGCATCAACGACAACTCGGGCGCCACCAGCACCGCGACCGAGGAGCCGGTCGAGGTGGAGAGCGTCAAGATCGTCCCCTGTGCGGGGCCGCACGACGGCGAGGTGACGGCCGTCTTCCGGCTGAAGGGGTTCGTCATGCCGCCCGAGGCGCGGCTCCAGCAACTCGCCTCGAACGGGTGCAAGCTCCGCACGCAGGCCCGGATCAACCGCGACCCGGCCGCGCGGGGCATCGCGAACTCCTACTACTACCCGACGGCCGACTCGTGGAAGTCCGGCGACCGCGTCGTGACCTGCGTCGCCGTGGCCGCCGCCGACGGCAAGAAGCTCACCCGGCCCCTGCACCGCTGA
- a CDS encoding serine hydrolase, which translates to MRRHLIVLALVAGTGAGSAAYWFKADGEPRAGGIVAKAGESAAAGREVSTVRLALRPLDSGALRRSVRTYLRKRPGRAGVMVTDLRTGRSFGENADGRFVTASIVKVDILASLLLQRQRDGRGLTGAERALAGTMIRESDNAAASALYSRAGYGPGVAEANRAFGLRHTKPFPTSWGSSLTSPSDQVRLLTNLVSDGGPLKARGRRYVLGLMGSVLDEQAWGVSAAARPGERVALKNGWVPLRFQGHGWSINSIGRVSGHDHDFLIAVCSAGNPTMEAGVSTVEHVADMVVDGLRA; encoded by the coding sequence ATGCGGCGTCATCTCATCGTGCTCGCTCTCGTGGCGGGCACCGGGGCGGGTTCGGCCGCCTACTGGTTCAAGGCGGACGGGGAGCCGCGCGCGGGCGGGATCGTCGCGAAAGCCGGAGAGTCCGCGGCGGCGGGGCGGGAGGTGTCCACGGTCCGGCTGGCGCTCCGCCCGCTCGACTCCGGGGCGCTGCGCCGCTCCGTGCGCACCTATCTCCGGAAACGTCCGGGGAGGGCGGGGGTGATGGTGACGGACCTGCGGACGGGGAGGTCGTTCGGCGAGAACGCGGACGGCCGGTTCGTCACCGCCAGCATCGTGAAGGTCGACATCCTGGCGAGCCTCCTTCTGCAACGGCAGCGCGACGGCCGGGGGCTGACCGGCGCGGAGCGGGCGCTGGCCGGGACGATGATCCGGGAAAGCGACAACGCGGCGGCGAGCGCCCTGTACTCCAGGGCCGGGTACGGCCCCGGGGTCGCCGAGGCGAACAGGGCCTTCGGGTTGAGGCACACCAAGCCGTTCCCCACCTCGTGGGGGTCGTCCCTCACGAGCCCGAGCGACCAGGTGCGCCTGCTGACGAACCTGGTGTCGGACGGCGGCCCGTTGAAGGCGCGCGGCCGCCGGTACGTCCTCGGCCTGATGGGTTCCGTGCTGGACGAGCAGGCGTGGGGCGTCAGCGCGGCGGCGCGTCCGGGAGAGAGGGTGGCGCTGAAGAACGGGTGGGTGCCGCTCCGCTTCCAGGGGCACGGCTGGTCGATCAACAGCATCGGCCGCGTCAGCGGGCACGACCACGACTTCCTCATCGCGGTGTGCAGCGCAGGCAACCCGACGATGGAGGCGGGGGTGTCCACCGTCGAACACGTCGCCGACATGGTCGTCGACGGATTGCGCGCGTGA
- a CDS encoding SRPBCC family protein: protein MPREIEATATSAAAPEVIFKHLCVPEAWDEWGGFWTRVRRESAGQEHPNGLGAVRYVRSWREEVVAWDPPRHYGYIALAGHPERRLRADITLEPHFAGTLIRWRGEVDGFPGTGPLTSAVLRRRLDAYAHRVARHSERCEPGCPARLPGAL, encoded by the coding sequence ATGCCGCGTGAGATCGAGGCCACCGCCACATCCGCCGCCGCGCCTGAGGTGATCTTCAAGCACCTGTGCGTGCCTGAGGCATGGGACGAGTGGGGCGGTTTCTGGACCAGGGTGCGGCGGGAGTCCGCCGGACAGGAGCACCCGAACGGGCTCGGCGCCGTCCGGTACGTCCGGTCGTGGCGCGAGGAGGTCGTGGCCTGGGATCCGCCGCGGCACTACGGGTACATCGCGCTGGCCGGCCATCCCGAGCGGCGCCTTCGTGCGGACATCACGCTGGAGCCGCACTTCGCGGGCACGCTGATCCGCTGGCGCGGCGAGGTGGACGGCTTCCCTGGCACCGGTCCGCTCACGAGCGCCGTCCTGCGCCGCCGTCTCGACGCCTACGCGCACCGGGTGGCGCGGCACTCCGAGCGCTGCGAGCCGGGCTGCCCGGCCCGCCTGCCGGGCGCCCTCTAG
- a CDS encoding PIG-L deacetylase family protein, producing MAHPDDVDFGAAGTVAGWTDRGIEVVYLMVTDGDAGGFDDGVTREEMAALRREEQRAAAKCVGVSDVRFLGYPDGRVEVSFDLRRDISRVIRQVRPDRVLMPSPERNYERIYPSHPDHRAVGAAALDAVYPDARNPYAFPELLSDEGLEAWTAREVWLSGGPVADHYVDITDQFDRKVNALRAHASQTGHMGDGLPEMLRGWLGSNAAAAGLPEGHLAESFQVIDTA from the coding sequence ATGGCGCACCCCGACGACGTCGACTTCGGCGCGGCGGGGACGGTCGCGGGCTGGACGGACCGCGGCATCGAGGTCGTCTACCTCATGGTCACCGACGGCGACGCGGGCGGCTTCGACGACGGCGTCACCCGCGAGGAGATGGCCGCGCTGCGCCGCGAGGAGCAGCGCGCGGCGGCCAAGTGCGTCGGGGTGAGCGACGTCCGGTTCCTCGGCTACCCGGACGGGCGGGTCGAGGTGAGCTTCGACCTGCGCCGCGACATCTCCCGCGTGATCCGGCAGGTGCGCCCGGACCGGGTGCTGATGCCGAGCCCGGAGCGCAACTACGAGCGGATCTACCCGAGCCACCCCGACCACCGCGCGGTCGGGGCGGCCGCGCTCGACGCCGTCTACCCCGACGCCCGCAACCCCTACGCGTTCCCGGAGCTGCTCTCCGACGAGGGGCTGGAGGCGTGGACGGCGCGTGAGGTGTGGCTGTCCGGCGGCCCCGTCGCCGACCACTACGTGGACATCACCGACCAGTTCGACCGGAAGGTGAACGCGCTGCGGGCGCACGCCAGCCAGACCGGGCACATGGGGGACGGCCTGCCGGAGATGCTGCGCGGCTGGCTCGGGAGCAACGCCGCCGCCGCGGGGCTGCCCGAGGGACACCTGGCCGAGTCGTTCCAGGTCATCGACACCGCCTGA
- a CDS encoding nucleoside hydrolase, translated as MTKPPKILYDCDTGIDDAMTLLYLASLVQAGEAELAAVGTVHGNIDPMTGALNTLRVLEAAGGPVVPVAVGAARPMAQDVHYAVDWHGTDGLGDTRLPEPAGRPTAEPAAAQIVRLARAMPGELTLLATGPLTNLGAALLLDGELPSLIREVVVMGGAFDHPGNITTHAEANIWHDPEAADLVFAADWPIVLVPLDATHPTAVHDDWLDRLAAHGTPVSRFAADILEFYADAYTPTLKRRGAVIHDALAAMLIVDPELGEYAHRPVRVELRGELTRGTTVWDARSLPADDARRPVKVAVGSDVAEFQERLLSALMAF; from the coding sequence GTGACGAAGCCACCGAAGATCCTCTACGACTGCGACACCGGCATCGACGACGCGATGACGCTGCTCTACCTGGCCTCGCTGGTCCAGGCGGGCGAGGCCGAGCTGGCGGCGGTCGGCACCGTCCACGGCAACATCGACCCGATGACCGGGGCGCTGAACACGCTGCGCGTCCTGGAGGCCGCGGGCGGCCCGGTGGTGCCGGTCGCGGTGGGCGCCGCCCGCCCGATGGCGCAGGACGTGCACTACGCGGTGGACTGGCACGGCACCGACGGCCTCGGCGACACCCGCCTCCCCGAGCCCGCGGGACGCCCGACCGCCGAGCCCGCCGCCGCGCAGATCGTCCGGCTGGCCCGCGCGATGCCCGGCGAGCTGACCCTGCTCGCGACCGGGCCGCTGACCAACCTCGGCGCGGCGCTGCTGCTGGACGGCGAGCTGCCGTCGCTGATCCGCGAGGTCGTGGTGATGGGCGGCGCGTTCGACCACCCCGGCAACATCACCACGCACGCCGAGGCGAACATCTGGCACGACCCCGAGGCCGCCGACCTGGTGTTCGCGGCGGACTGGCCGATCGTCCTGGTGCCGCTGGACGCCACCCACCCGACCGCCGTCCACGACGACTGGCTGGACCGGCTGGCCGCGCACGGCACCCCGGTCTCCCGGTTCGCCGCGGACATCCTGGAGTTCTACGCGGACGCCTACACGCCCACCCTGAAGCGCCGCGGCGCCGTCATCCACGACGCCCTCGCCGCGATGCTGATCGTCGACCCGGAGCTCGGCGAGTACGCCCATCGTCCGGTACGGGTGGAGCTGCGGGGCGAGCTGACGCGGGGCACGACCGTGTGGGACGCCCGCTCGCTGCCCGCCGACGACGCCCGCCGTCCGGTGAAGGTGGCCGTGGGCAGCGACGTGGCGGAGTTCCAGGAGCGCCTGCTGTCGGCTCTCATGGCGTTCTGA
- the dhaK gene encoding dihydroxyacetone kinase subunit DhaK, with product MRKLINAPADVVSDALRGMAAAHPSLKVDPANGTVIRGDAPRTGKVALVSGGGSGHEPLHAGFVGHGMLDAACCGEVFTSPVPDQIIAATMAVDGGAGVLHLVKNYTGDVMNFQMAAELAEDEDIEVVSVVVDDDVAVEDSTFTAGRRGTGATLFAEKIAGALAEEGAPLADVAAAAREVNERSRSFGVALSSCTVPAAGTPTFELGEDEMELGIGIHGEPGRERVRVGTAEQIVDAALSAIDADMPLSGSEVLVLVNGMGGTPLIEQYVAYAAAARWLEGHGATVVRSLVGPYVTSLEMAGCMISVCRVTPELTRLWDAPVETPGLRWGR from the coding sequence ATGCGCAAACTCATCAACGCCCCGGCGGACGTGGTGTCCGACGCCCTGCGCGGAATGGCCGCCGCGCACCCGTCGCTGAAGGTCGACCCCGCGAACGGGACCGTCATACGGGGGGACGCCCCCCGTACCGGCAAGGTCGCCCTGGTCTCGGGCGGCGGATCCGGCCACGAGCCGCTGCACGCCGGATTCGTCGGTCACGGGATGCTGGACGCGGCCTGCTGCGGCGAGGTCTTCACCTCGCCCGTCCCCGACCAGATCATCGCCGCGACGATGGCGGTGGACGGCGGAGCCGGTGTCCTGCACCTGGTGAAGAACTACACCGGCGACGTCATGAACTTCCAGATGGCCGCCGAACTCGCCGAGGACGAGGACATCGAGGTCGTGTCCGTCGTCGTCGACGACGACGTCGCGGTGGAGGACAGCACGTTCACCGCCGGGCGGCGCGGCACCGGCGCCACGCTGTTCGCCGAGAAGATCGCCGGGGCGCTCGCCGAGGAGGGCGCGCCCCTCGCGGACGTGGCGGCCGCGGCCCGGGAAGTGAACGAGCGCAGCCGCTCGTTCGGCGTGGCGCTGTCGTCCTGCACGGTCCCGGCGGCGGGGACGCCGACGTTCGAGCTGGGCGAGGACGAGATGGAGCTCGGCATCGGCATCCACGGCGAGCCCGGCCGCGAACGCGTCCGGGTCGGCACCGCCGAGCAGATCGTGGACGCCGCGCTCAGCGCGATCGACGCGGACATGCCGCTGTCGGGTTCGGAGGTGCTCGTGCTGGTCAACGGTATGGGCGGCACCCCGCTGATCGAGCAGTACGTCGCCTACGCGGCGGCGGCGCGGTGGCTGGAGGGGCACGGCGCGACCGTCGTCCGCAGCCTGGTCGGGCCGTACGTGACCAGCCTGGAGATGGCGGGCTGCATGATCAGCGTGTGCCGGGTGACGCCCGAGCTGACCCGCCTGTGGGACGCGCCCGTCGAGACGCCGGGACTCCGGTGGGGCCGATGA
- the dhaL gene encoding dihydroxyacetone kinase subunit DhaL: protein MSAGSTDTGSMDAGDFAAWIRSTAGRVSADAERLTRLDAAIGDGDHGLNLDRGFRAAVEALPEDAPPGKVLIVAGRAIVSKTGGASGPLYGTVLRRAGKSFGDAAGVDAAALGAALRAALEGVQDLGKAAEGDKTMVDALAPAVAAYEAALADGSDLAGCARAAAEAASKGADGTVPMRARKGRASYLGERSEGHMDPGASSTALVLEALADTAGEG from the coding sequence ATGAGCGCGGGTTCGACGGACACCGGTTCGATGGACGCGGGGGACTTCGCGGCCTGGATCAGGAGCACGGCCGGGCGGGTGTCCGCCGACGCCGAGCGGCTGACCCGGCTGGACGCGGCGATCGGCGACGGCGACCACGGCCTCAACCTCGACCGGGGTTTCCGCGCGGCCGTGGAGGCGCTCCCCGAGGACGCCCCGCCGGGCAAGGTGCTGATCGTCGCCGGCCGGGCCATCGTGTCGAAGACAGGCGGCGCGTCCGGCCCCCTCTACGGGACGGTGCTGCGCCGCGCGGGCAAGTCCTTCGGCGACGCCGCCGGCGTGGACGCCGCCGCGCTCGGCGCCGCGCTCCGGGCCGCCCTTGAGGGCGTCCAGGATCTCGGGAAGGCCGCCGAGGGCGACAAGACGATGGTCGACGCGCTGGCCCCGGCCGTCGCGGCGTACGAGGCGGCCCTGGCGGACGGCTCCGACCTCGCCGGATGCGCGCGCGCCGCCGCCGAGGCGGCTTCGAAGGGCGCGGACGGCACCGTTCCGATGCGGGCGCGCAAGGGCAGGGCGAGCTACCTGGGCGAGCGCAGCGAGGGGCACATGGACCCCGGCGCCTCGTCCACCGCCCTGGTGCTCGAAGCCCTCGCCGACACCGCGGGGGAGGGGTGA
- the dhaM gene encoding dihydroxyacetone kinase phosphoryl donor subunit DhaM, whose protein sequence is MVGIVIISHSRTLAEGVAEVARAMGVGKAVVEPAGGDSEGRLGTSIDLVEQAVAAADDGDGVVLLADLGSSVLTAKMLIEDAEGDDVVLADAPLVEGAVAAASMAATGADLAAVHAAAESARDHRKTS, encoded by the coding sequence ATGGTCGGGATCGTCATCATCTCCCACAGCCGGACGCTCGCCGAAGGCGTCGCCGAGGTCGCCCGCGCGATGGGCGTCGGCAAGGCCGTCGTCGAACCCGCCGGCGGCGACTCCGAGGGGCGCCTCGGGACGAGCATCGACCTCGTCGAGCAGGCGGTCGCCGCGGCGGACGACGGCGACGGGGTCGTGCTGCTCGCCGACCTCGGCAGCTCCGTGCTGACCGCCAAGATGCTCATCGAGGACGCCGAAGGAGACGACGTGGTGCTCGCGGACGCCCCGCTGGTCGAGGGCGCGGTCGCCGCCGCGTCCATGGCGGCGACCGGCGCGGACCTCGCCGCCGTCCACGCCGCGGCCGAATCCGCCCGCGACCACCGCAAGACGAGCTGA
- a CDS encoding protealysin inhibitor emfourin, with protein sequence MRVTIESTGGFSGHSTVVARYDTAALPAGQAGRVREAVDALAAAHARGEPGEIGADLPAYRITVSGDGAEEYGAAGEPRVYEIRGDPTAGVASVLGTLLEGPDATP encoded by the coding sequence ATGCGCGTGACGATCGAGAGCACCGGCGGTTTCAGCGGCCACAGCACGGTCGTCGCGCGGTACGACACCGCTGCCCTCCCCGCCGGGCAGGCGGGACGCGTCCGCGAGGCGGTGGACGCGCTCGCCGCCGCGCACGCCCGCGGCGAGCCCGGCGAGATCGGCGCCGACCTGCCCGCGTACCGGATCACGGTGTCCGGGGACGGGGCGGAGGAGTACGGGGCGGCCGGCGAGCCGCGCGTCTACGAGATACGCGGCGACCCGACCGCGGGGGTCGCGTCCGTCCTGGGCACCCTCCTGGAAGGCCCCGACGCCACCCCCTGA